Proteins encoded within one genomic window of Bacillus sp. F19:
- a CDS encoding acyl-CoA thioesterase: MEEKFCRHSFVVKTSIVLPSDTNNYGTLFGGKLMAYIDDVAAISAIRHARAHVVTASTDSVDFLHPIYEGNSVCLEAFVTYTGRTSMEVFVKVIAEDLLNGNRNVCALSFLTMVALDEQNKPAPVPKVIPESETEKMLNDSALKRAAIRKKRKEDTESMAAAFGTDYPWL, from the coding sequence GTGGAAGAAAAATTCTGTAGACATTCATTTGTAGTAAAAACTAGTATAGTGCTCCCCTCTGATACGAACAATTATGGAACATTGTTCGGAGGGAAGCTTATGGCTTATATCGATGACGTAGCAGCCATTTCTGCAATCAGACATGCCCGGGCGCATGTTGTCACCGCTTCGACTGATTCTGTTGATTTTCTTCATCCAATATATGAAGGAAACTCTGTTTGTCTTGAAGCGTTTGTGACATATACGGGAAGAACATCAATGGAGGTTTTTGTAAAGGTTATTGCAGAAGACCTCCTGAACGGAAATCGAAATGTTTGTGCTCTTTCCTTTCTTACAATGGTCGCCCTTGATGAACAAAATAAACCTGCTCCCGTACCAAAAGTTATTCCTGAGTCAGAAACAGAAAAGATGCTAAACGACTCTGCACTTAAGCGTGCAGCAATCCGGAAAAAACGAAAAGAAGACACCGAATCAATGGCAGCCGCATTCGGAACCGATTATCCCTGGCTGTAA
- a CDS encoding cytochrome ubiquinol oxidase subunit I codes for MAELDSVILSRMLTTLTLAFHIIFATIGVGVPVLISIAEWMGIRKNDPHYILLARRWTRGFVVTVAVGVVTGTCIGLQLSLLWPSFMEIAGQVIALPLFMETFAFFFEAIFLGIYLYTWDRFKKPIYHWLISIPIIIGSSMSAVFITTVNAFMNTPQGFTLNGRTITGIDPIAAMFNPATPSKVFHVLMSSYMTSAFVLAAITAFMILKGRRTDYHRKALQVSMVSALVFSLGTALAGDLSAKFLAEHQPEKLAAGEWHFETEAGADLILYGTLNEKGEIINEIRVPKMLSFLSFSDFNAEVTGLYEIEEDLRPPLWIHYMFDVMVTIGMFGLGLSMLFVLFGKIKRLNGFQSLLLWPIVAAGPLSMIAIEAGWIFAEVGRQPWILRGYMKVAEGATTSDHVGLMFVLFFGLYTLLGTLCIIVLKRMFKENPAEAELEYRFK; via the coding sequence TTGGCTGAACTTGATAGCGTCATACTTAGCCGAATGCTTACGACATTGACACTTGCCTTCCACATTATTTTTGCAACAATTGGAGTCGGAGTTCCTGTTTTAATATCTATTGCAGAATGGATGGGAATCAGGAAAAACGATCCGCACTATATTCTGCTAGCAAGACGCTGGACGAGGGGCTTTGTTGTTACAGTGGCAGTAGGCGTCGTTACTGGAACATGTATTGGATTGCAGTTATCTTTATTATGGCCGAGTTTCATGGAAATTGCCGGTCAGGTTATTGCCTTGCCGCTTTTTATGGAAACATTCGCTTTTTTCTTTGAGGCCATCTTTTTGGGAATCTATCTTTACACATGGGACAGGTTTAAAAAACCAATTTACCACTGGCTTATCTCCATTCCGATTATTATAGGCTCGTCGATGTCTGCCGTGTTTATCACCACAGTCAATGCTTTCATGAATACTCCTCAGGGCTTTACGCTGAATGGCAGAACGATTACAGGCATCGATCCGATTGCTGCAATGTTTAATCCTGCAACACCTTCAAAAGTCTTTCATGTGCTGATGTCTTCGTATATGACTTCAGCCTTTGTGCTCGCTGCTATAACTGCTTTTATGATCCTTAAAGGAAGAAGAACAGACTATCACCGTAAAGCCTTGCAGGTGTCAATGGTCTCGGCTCTTGTCTTTTCGCTTGGTACGGCCCTCGCTGGTGATCTCTCTGCAAAATTTTTGGCGGAGCATCAGCCTGAAAAACTTGCAGCAGGGGAGTGGCATTTTGAAACAGAAGCCGGAGCTGATTTAATTTTATACGGAACACTGAATGAAAAAGGTGAAATCATCAATGAAATCAGGGTTCCAAAAATGCTCAGTTTCTTATCATTCAGTGATTTTAATGCAGAAGTAACAGGATTATATGAAATAGAAGAAGACTTAAGACCCCCTCTCTGGATTCACTATATGTTTGACGTAATGGTGACTATTGGGATGTTCGGTCTGGGATTGTCTATGCTGTTTGTTCTATTTGGAAAAATAAAAAGGCTGAATGGTTTCCAATCGCTGCTTTTATGGCCGATTGTAGCTGCAGGACCTCTTTCCATGATTGCAATCGAAGCAGGCTGGATTTTTGCCGAGGTAGGACGTCAGCCATGGATTCTCAGAGGTTATATGAAGGTTGCTGAAGGAGCAACGACATCTGATCATGTAGGGTTAATGTTTGTGCTGTTTTTTGGCCTGTACACCTTGCTTGGAACACTGTGCATCATTGTGTTAAAACGCATGTTTAAAGAAAATCCGGCAGAAGCGGAGCTTGAGTACCGGTTTAAATAG
- a CDS encoding cytochrome d ubiquinol oxidase subunit II, whose amino-acid sequence MDIPIVGMTVLWVFLYGYLIVASIDFGAGFFAFYAQLTKRDDIVNNLISRYLSPVWEVTNVFFVFFFVGIVGFFPQTAYYYGTALLVPGSIALVLIAIRGSFYAFGNYGAKDSLFYTFLYGATGLLIPASLSTALSISEGGFLEERNGTVVFLANKLFTSLYSWSVVFLAIVSVLFISASFLTYYADRASDSKALSLLRKFALFWATPTILASFLVFLSLQQHNPRHFNQALDLWWMFGSSLLFFMISVWLIYKRKNLGTAFIMVMLQFFFAFFGYGASHLPYILDPFVTIYSGYTNETMGITLVIVFIAGLLLLIPSLILLLRLFLFDAEYVKGKK is encoded by the coding sequence ATGGATATTCCAATCGTTGGCATGACGGTTCTGTGGGTTTTTCTTTACGGATATTTAATTGTTGCTTCAATAGACTTCGGAGCTGGTTTCTTTGCTTTTTACGCCCAGCTGACAAAGCGGGATGATATCGTAAATAACTTAATCAGCCGCTATTTGTCGCCGGTGTGGGAAGTGACAAATGTCTTCTTCGTCTTCTTTTTTGTGGGGATCGTCGGTTTTTTTCCGCAAACAGCGTATTATTATGGCACAGCACTGCTGGTTCCAGGCAGTATAGCGCTGGTTTTAATCGCGATTCGCGGTTCCTTTTACGCATTTGGGAACTACGGGGCTAAGGACAGTCTTTTTTATACGTTTTTATATGGAGCTACAGGACTTTTAATTCCTGCATCCCTGTCTACGGCTCTTTCAATATCAGAAGGGGGCTTTTTGGAAGAACGAAATGGCACTGTCGTATTTCTTGCTAATAAGTTATTTACAAGTTTATATTCGTGGAGTGTGGTATTCCTTGCCATTGTATCCGTTTTGTTTATCAGTGCTTCTTTTTTAACCTACTATGCAGATCGTGCGTCAGACAGCAAAGCTTTATCGCTGCTTAGAAAGTTTGCGCTTTTTTGGGCGACGCCTACAATCCTTGCAAGCTTTCTTGTCTTTCTTTCCCTGCAGCAGCATAATCCCAGGCATTTTAATCAAGCGCTAGATCTTTGGTGGATGTTCGGATCCTCACTCTTGTTTTTTATGATATCCGTTTGGTTAATCTATAAAAGAAAGAATCTTGGAACGGCCTTTATTATGGTGATGCTGCAATTTTTCTTTGCCTTCTTTGGCTACGGGGCATCACATTTGCCTTACATTCTTGATCCGTTTGTTACGATTTATTCGGGATATACCAATGAAACGATGGGGATTACACTTGTCATCGTTTTTATAGCCGGGCTGCTGCTTTTGATTCCCTCACTGATTTTGCTTTTGCGCCTGTTTTTATTTGATGCAGAATATGTAAAGGGCAAAAAGTAA
- the mreBH gene encoding rod-share determining protein MreBH — translation MFSTSEIGIDLGTANILVYSKDKGIALNEPSVVAIDTVTKNVLAVGTEAKSMIGKTPGKIVAVRPLKDGVIADYDVTTEMLKQIMKKASKKLGFSIRKPTVVVCTPSGATSVERRAIHDAVKNSGAKIVHLIEEPVAAAIGADLPVDEPIANVIVDIGGGTTEVAIISFGGVVSCHSIRIGGDQLDEDIIGYVRKNYNLLIGERTAENIKMEIGYALVKHDELLMEVRGRDLVTGLPKTITLSSTEMQNSMRESLLHILEAIRATLEDCPPELSGDIVDRGVILTGGGALMKGMQEWLSEEIVVPVHLAPSPLESVAIGTGRSLQVIHKLQKVSK, via the coding sequence ATGTTTTCTACTTCTGAAATTGGTATTGACTTAGGTACAGCAAATATTCTTGTATACAGCAAGGATAAAGGTATCGCATTAAATGAACCGTCCGTTGTGGCGATTGATACAGTAACAAAAAATGTTTTGGCTGTAGGGACGGAAGCAAAAAGCATGATTGGCAAAACGCCTGGTAAAATTGTGGCGGTCCGACCGCTAAAAGATGGCGTAATTGCTGATTATGATGTAACAACTGAAATGCTTAAGCAAATTATGAAAAAAGCTTCAAAAAAATTAGGTTTTTCTATTAGAAAGCCTACTGTTGTTGTATGTACTCCTTCAGGTGCAACAAGTGTTGAACGACGTGCGATTCACGATGCGGTAAAAAATTCAGGTGCTAAAATCGTTCATTTAATTGAGGAGCCGGTTGCAGCTGCTATTGGCGCAGATCTTCCTGTAGATGAACCGATCGCAAATGTGATTGTTGATATCGGCGGCGGTACAACAGAGGTTGCCATTATCTCTTTTGGCGGAGTTGTATCATGCCACTCCATCAGAATCGGCGGAGATCAGCTTGATGAGGATATTATTGGATATGTCCGTAAAAACTATAACCTGTTAATCGGCGAGCGCACTGCTGAAAACATTAAGATGGAAATCGGCTATGCTCTTGTCAAGCATGACGAGCTGTTAATGGAAGTCAGAGGACGTGACTTGGTTACAGGCCTTCCAAAGACGATTACTCTCTCATCAACAGAAATGCAGAATTCAATGAGAGAATCATTGCTTCATATACTGGAAGCGATTCGTGCTACCCTTGAAGACTGTCCTCCTGAGCTTAGCGGTGATATTGTAGACCGCGGAGTTATTCTGACAGGCGGCGGTGCATTAATGAAAGGCATGCAGGAATGGCTCAGTGAAGAAATTGTAGTCCCTGTACACCTTGCTCCGAGCCCGCTTGAATCAGTTGCGATCGGAACTGGAAGATCTCTTCAGGTCATTCACAAGCTTCAAAAAGTTTCAAAATAA
- a CDS encoding PAS domain S-box protein, whose protein sequence is MNKYTGRIMITLIAVCILILWNILDYYLGSQSVPLVLRSLFCILILAVVWKLGTYFDRSKLLIHQLSESQRRYKNLLVETKMVLENIQEVVFQTDGEGNFIYLNPAWTDVTGYERTESLYSSFYHYITFEDKKRVKSKLVEFTAAKRVEGRLETSYRKKSGGEFYAYVHFKMYYDNEGYLIGTVGTIQDITDRKLEEQEWREMNEHLALKSQKLSIAGQLAAGIAHEVRNPLTSISGFLQLIKKEFPDKDTYFDIIFGEIKRIELVLSEMLVLAKPQAIHFREKNMISILDQVAVLIESNAILHNIQLLKSLPSTEIMVECDENQLKQVFINLIKNAIEALPDGGNIHMSCRLKGEYVIIAIEDDGMGIPKEKISKLGEPFFSTKEKGTGLGLTVCLRIIKDHYGHINVNSSLNKGTTFEVVLPVVKRQTILEPV, encoded by the coding sequence ATGAACAAATATACGGGCAGAATTATGATTACATTAATAGCAGTATGTATTCTGATTTTATGGAATATCTTAGACTATTATTTGGGGAGTCAGTCCGTCCCATTGGTGCTCCGCAGTTTATTCTGCATATTAATCTTGGCTGTTGTCTGGAAATTAGGCACTTATTTTGACCGGTCCAAGCTGTTGATTCATCAGCTGAGCGAAAGTCAGCGCCGCTATAAAAATCTGCTTGTTGAGACGAAGATGGTCCTTGAAAATATTCAGGAAGTCGTGTTTCAAACAGATGGTGAAGGGAATTTTATTTACTTAAATCCTGCATGGACGGACGTAACAGGGTATGAACGAACTGAAAGTCTTTATTCAAGTTTTTATCATTACATTACTTTTGAGGATAAAAAGCGGGTGAAAAGCAAGCTTGTTGAATTTACGGCTGCGAAACGAGTCGAGGGAAGACTGGAAACATCCTATCGCAAGAAAAGCGGCGGAGAATTTTATGCTTATGTTCATTTCAAAATGTATTATGACAATGAAGGCTATTTGATCGGAACAGTCGGGACAATTCAGGATATTACTGACAGAAAACTGGAAGAGCAGGAATGGAGAGAAATGAACGAGCACCTTGCCCTGAAATCCCAAAAACTGTCCATTGCCGGGCAGCTTGCAGCCGGCATTGCACATGAGGTTAGAAATCCGCTTACATCCATCAGCGGTTTTCTTCAGCTGATCAAAAAAGAATTTCCTGACAAAGATACATATTTTGATATTATCTTTGGAGAAATAAAGAGAATTGAGCTGGTTCTTAGTGAAATGCTTGTCTTGGCCAAACCGCAGGCGATTCATTTCAGGGAAAAGAATATGATTTCAATTTTGGACCAAGTGGCTGTGCTGATTGAATCCAATGCCATTTTACATAATATCCAGCTTTTAAAAAGTTTGCCTTCAACAGAAATTATGGTTGAATGTGATGAAAATCAATTAAAACAGGTATTTATCAATCTTATTAAAAACGCGATTGAAGCACTGCCAGATGGAGGAAATATCCACATGAGCTGCAGATTAAAAGGCGAATACGTGATCATAGCAATTGAAGATGATGGTATGGGAATACCAAAAGAAAAAATCTCAAAACTTGGCGAACCCTTCTTCTCTACAAAAGAAAAAGGGACTGGTCTTGGTCTGACCGTTTGCTTAAGGATCATAAAAGATCACTATGGTCATATCAATGTAAACAGCAGCTTGAATAAGGGGACTACCTTTGAGGTTGTACTGCCGGTTGTGAAACGCCAAACGATATTAGAACCAGTTTAA
- a CDS encoding gamma-glutamylcyclotransferase has product MNCHLFVYGTLRYLEKNHHFLKNGTCIAEQAWTNGSLFDSNDGYPAMTVEQETVYGELYEIGEELLPEVHELEGYNGPEADDNLFEFVPIRVYTDTKEYDAFCYVIKREQAETMKKIKSGDWKEYQFILNPPAETFYFAYGSCMDTERFQKAAVDHHFADVVGGGKAEKYSVKFTVTMQDGGRADLVEDGGGAEGILYRVPEEAVDYLYMREGVDSKLYRPAFIRVEMGGVFYEQCLTFTVIQKKEEFRPPGHYSTEILRGAKGRLGEEYVEKIRAYMAALPEYKP; this is encoded by the coding sequence ATGAACTGTCATTTATTTGTTTATGGAACACTGCGCTATTTGGAGAAAAATCATCATTTTTTAAAGAATGGTACGTGTATTGCCGAACAGGCGTGGACAAATGGATCGCTGTTTGATTCGAATGACGGCTATCCTGCGATGACTGTGGAACAGGAAACAGTTTACGGAGAACTCTATGAAATTGGTGAGGAACTGCTTCCTGAAGTTCATGAACTAGAAGGGTACAATGGACCTGAAGCAGATGACAACCTGTTTGAATTTGTGCCAATTCGTGTCTATACAGATACAAAGGAATATGATGCCTTTTGTTATGTAATAAAGCGGGAACAGGCTGAAACAATGAAAAAAATAAAGAGCGGCGACTGGAAAGAATATCAGTTTATCTTGAATCCGCCAGCTGAAACGTTTTATTTTGCTTATGGCTCGTGCATGGATACTGAACGATTTCAAAAGGCAGCTGTTGACCATCATTTTGCCGATGTAGTCGGCGGAGGAAAAGCAGAAAAGTATTCTGTTAAATTCACAGTTACAATGCAAGATGGGGGCCGCGCTGACCTAGTTGAAGATGGCGGAGGGGCTGAGGGCATTTTATACCGTGTACCTGAGGAAGCAGTGGACTATCTTTACATGCGTGAAGGAGTTGACTCTAAACTGTATCGTCCAGCCTTCATCAGAGTGGAAATGGGAGGAGTGTTCTATGAGCAGTGCCTTACCTTTACAGTGATTCAGAAAAAAGAGGAGTTCCGCCCGCCTGGCCATTACTCAACAGAAATATTAAGAGGTGCAAAAGGCAGACTTGGAGAGGAGTATGTTGAAAAAATCCGGGCATATATGGCGGCTCTTCCTGAATATAAACCATGA
- a CDS encoding VanW family protein: MANNAVSAKAVSSKAMEVNREFALIDSRDGSTGTTFIPAADKDKEQHEKDMKALVRQMADKFDQPMTPSKVKDGKLFPGQSRVVLDEEALLNQLLNLSAFNQEIPLPITETAPNITQEALNGAKQTVIGSYKTTFNPSVAGRSTNIAISSNAINEIVLGPGDRFYFNLIVGERTPARGYQKALEIVNKEFVEGIGGGICQTSSTLYNAVAKAGLEIIELHHHSKTVGYVPINQDATVSWGGYDFKFMNNKDYPVIIKSITDQKSGTLEVQIIAASKI; encoded by the coding sequence ATGGCGAATAATGCTGTGAGCGCAAAAGCTGTTTCTTCAAAGGCGATGGAAGTGAACCGGGAGTTTGCTCTGATTGACAGCAGAGACGGCAGCACAGGTACCACATTTATACCAGCTGCAGATAAAGATAAAGAGCAGCATGAAAAGGATATGAAGGCGCTGGTCCGGCAGATGGCAGATAAATTTGATCAGCCGATGACCCCTTCAAAAGTTAAAGACGGCAAGCTTTTCCCGGGTCAAAGCCGAGTTGTCCTGGATGAGGAGGCTCTATTAAATCAATTGCTGAATCTATCGGCTTTTAATCAGGAAATCCCGCTCCCTATCACGGAAACAGCTCCAAATATTACGCAGGAAGCCTTAAATGGCGCTAAACAAACCGTGATCGGAAGCTACAAAACAACTTTCAATCCTTCTGTAGCAGGCAGAAGCACCAACATCGCCATTTCTTCGAATGCGATTAATGAAATCGTACTTGGACCGGGAGACAGATTTTATTTTAATTTAATCGTCGGTGAGAGAACACCAGCACGCGGATATCAAAAAGCGCTTGAGATTGTAAATAAAGAATTTGTCGAAGGAATCGGCGGAGGCATCTGCCAGACATCAAGCACTTTGTACAACGCTGTTGCCAAGGCAGGTCTTGAAATAATCGAACTTCATCACCATTCCAAAACAGTCGGCTATGTCCCGATTAATCAGGATGCAACTGTTTCCTGGGGAGGCTACGATTTTAAATTCATGAATAATAAAGACTATCCTGTCATTATTAAATCCATAACCGATCAAAAAAGCGGCACTCTAGAGGTTCAAATTATAGCAGCTTCTAAAATCTAA
- a CDS encoding TrkA family potassium uptake protein has protein sequence MKKDFAVIGLGRFGGSICRELSEEGMEVMAIDMDEDRVNEYANIASHAVVGDSTDEAVLKSLGIRNFDHVIVAIGDNIQSSILTTLMLKELGVKFITVKAQNDYHEKILRKIGADQIVHPERDMGRRIAHNLISNNVLDYLELSDEHSIVEIAVNNKLSGNTLIDLDIRAKYGINIVAIKRGKEIFVTPQADEVIQKDDILIVIGADTDIDRFEKRVLEA, from the coding sequence ATGAAAAAGGATTTTGCAGTTATTGGACTTGGGCGTTTTGGAGGCAGTATTTGCCGTGAGCTGAGCGAAGAGGGCATGGAAGTAATGGCCATCGATATGGATGAAGATAGAGTGAATGAGTATGCCAATATTGCTTCCCATGCTGTTGTCGGAGATTCAACTGACGAAGCTGTTTTAAAAAGCCTGGGCATCCGCAACTTCGATCACGTCATCGTGGCAATTGGCGATAATATTCAGTCAAGTATTTTAACAACACTGATGCTGAAAGAGCTAGGCGTTAAATTTATTACTGTAAAAGCGCAAAACGATTATCATGAGAAAATTTTAAGGAAAATTGGAGCTGATCAAATCGTTCATCCAGAGAGAGATATGGGCCGAAGAATTGCTCATAATCTGATCTCCAATAACGTTCTTGATTACCTTGAACTTTCCGACGAACACAGTATTGTAGAGATTGCCGTAAATAATAAACTGTCAGGAAATACATTAATCGACCTTGATATTCGCGCTAAATACGGAATTAACATAGTTGCCATAAAAAGAGGCAAAGAAATATTTGTTACTCCACAGGCTGATGAAGTGATTCAAAAAGACGATATTTTAATTGTTATTGGTGCAGATACAGATATCGACAGATTTGAAAAAAGGGTTTTAGAAGCTTAA